A stretch of Pseudomonas taetrolens DNA encodes these proteins:
- a CDS encoding sulfite exporter TauE/SafE family protein translates to MLELAPLLVSALILGLLGGGHCLGMCGGLMSALTLAIPKEQRSRRFRLLLAYNLGRILSYCAAGLLLGLAGWAVANSPAALYMRILAGLLLICMGLYLAGWWSGLTRIESLGRGLWRHIQPVATRLLPVSSLPRALLLGALWGWLPCGLVYSTLIWAASQGSATESALLMLAFGLGTWPVLLATGLAAERVTALLRNRGVRMGGGLLVILFGLWTLPGPHQHWLMGH, encoded by the coding sequence ATGCTTGAGTTGGCGCCGCTGCTGGTCTCTGCCCTGATTCTGGGGTTGCTCGGGGGTGGCCATTGCCTGGGCATGTGCGGGGGCCTGATGAGCGCCCTGACCCTGGCTATCCCCAAAGAACAGCGCAGCCGACGCTTCAGGCTGCTCCTGGCCTACAACCTGGGGCGAATCCTCAGCTATTGCGCTGCCGGGCTGTTGCTCGGACTCGCAGGATGGGCGGTGGCCAACAGCCCCGCAGCCCTGTACATGCGCATTCTGGCCGGGCTTCTGCTGATTTGCATGGGGCTGTACCTGGCCGGCTGGTGGAGCGGCCTGACCCGGATTGAGAGTCTGGGGCGCGGTCTGTGGCGACATATCCAGCCGGTCGCCACCCGCTTGCTGCCTGTTTCAAGCCTGCCCCGTGCCTTGCTGCTGGGCGCACTGTGGGGCTGGCTGCCGTGTGGACTGGTCTACAGCACGCTGATCTGGGCCGCCAGCCAGGGCAGCGCAACCGAGAGCGCATTGCTGATGCTGGCGTTTGGACTCGGTACCTGGCCCGTATTACTCGCCACCGGCCTTGCCGCCGAACGCGTCACCGCACTGCTGCGCAACCGCGGTGTGCGCATGGGCGGCGGCCTGCTGGTCATCCTGTTCGGCCTCTGGACCCTGCCCGGTCCGCACCAGCACTGGCTGATGGGGCATTGA
- the hemN gene encoding oxygen-independent coproporphyrinogen III oxidase — protein MLDAIRWDSDLIRRYDLAGPRYTSYPTALQFHDQVSPFDLLHALRESRKALRPLSLYVHVPFCANICYYCACNKVITKDRGRTQPYLQRLEQEIQLVACHLDPKQKVEQLHIGGGTPTFLSHDELRQLMAHLRKHFNLLDDDSGDYGIEIDPREADWSTMGLLRELGFNRVSIGLQDLDPDVQRAVNRLQSLEETRAVIDAARTLQFRSINIDLIYGLPRQTPDAFARTVDEVIRLQPDRLSVFNYAHLPERFMPQRRINTSDLPSATDKLLMLERTIEQLTGAGYRYIGMDHFALPDDELAIAQEESTLQRNFQGYTTHGHCDLIGLGVSAISQIGELYCQNTSDLAQYQHTLGSAQLATSRGLLCNQDDRIRREVIQQIICNLQLPFAYVEQRFNIDFRGYFAPQWPSLEQMAADGLIALDNQQLTVLPAGRLLVRSVCMVFDAYLEQQNRQRFSRVI, from the coding sequence ATGCTCGACGCCATTCGTTGGGACTCAGATCTCATTCGCCGCTACGATCTGGCCGGACCGCGCTATACCTCGTACCCGACAGCCCTGCAGTTCCACGACCAGGTCAGCCCGTTCGACCTGTTGCATGCGCTGCGCGAAAGTCGAAAGGCTCTGCGCCCGCTATCGCTGTACGTGCACGTGCCCTTTTGCGCGAACATTTGCTATTACTGCGCCTGCAACAAGGTCATCACCAAAGACCGTGGCCGGACACAGCCCTACTTGCAGCGGCTCGAACAGGAAATCCAGCTGGTAGCCTGCCATCTCGACCCGAAGCAAAAGGTCGAGCAACTGCATATCGGCGGGGGGACTCCCACGTTTCTCAGTCACGACGAACTGCGCCAGTTGATGGCCCACCTGCGCAAGCACTTCAATCTGCTGGACGACGACTCGGGGGACTACGGGATCGAGATCGACCCGCGTGAAGCGGACTGGTCGACCATGGGCCTGCTGCGCGAGCTGGGCTTCAACCGGGTCAGCATCGGCTTGCAGGACCTCGACCCGGACGTACAGCGGGCAGTCAATCGCCTGCAAAGCCTGGAGGAAACACGAGCCGTCATCGACGCTGCCCGCACGCTGCAGTTCCGCTCGATCAATATCGATCTGATCTATGGCTTGCCCCGGCAAACCCCTGACGCCTTTGCACGCACCGTTGACGAAGTGATCCGTCTGCAACCGGATCGCCTGTCCGTCTTCAACTACGCGCACTTGCCCGAACGCTTCATGCCACAGCGCCGGATCAACACCAGCGACCTGCCTTCTGCGACCGATAAATTGCTGATGCTGGAACGCACCATCGAACAGCTCACCGGCGCGGGTTATCGGTACATCGGCATGGACCATTTCGCGCTGCCGGATGACGAACTGGCCATCGCCCAGGAAGAATCAACCCTGCAACGCAACTTCCAGGGCTACACCACCCATGGTCACTGCGATCTGATAGGCCTTGGTGTGTCGGCCATCAGCCAGATCGGAGAACTGTATTGCCAGAACACCAGCGACCTCGCGCAGTACCAGCACACCCTGGGCAGTGCTCAACTGGCGACCAGCCGCGGCTTGCTGTGCAATCAGGATGACCGGATACGGCGCGAAGTCATCCAGCAAATCATCTGCAACCTGCAGCTGCCATTCGCGTACGTAGAACAACGTTTCAACATCGACTTCAGAGGTTATTTCGCTCCACAGTGGCCGTCTCTGGAACAGATGGCCGCAGACGGGCTGATTGCACTCGACAACCAGCAACTGACGGTACTGCCTGCCGGTCGACTGCTGGTACGTTCGGTGTGCATGGTGTTCGACGCCTACCTGGAACAGCAAAACCGTCAGCGCTTCTCGCGGGTCATCTAA
- the ccoO gene encoding cytochrome-c oxidase, cbb3-type subunit II yields the protein MKHETVEKNIGLMAFFMVIAVSIGGLTQIVPLFFQDVTNTPVEGMKPRSALELEGRDIYIANGCVGCHSQMIRPFRAETERYGHYSVAGESVWDHPFLWGSKRTGPDLARVGGRYSDDWQRAHLYNPRNVVPESIMPAYPFLVERKLDGKYTAKKMEVLRDLGVPYTDEDIAGAKDAVKGKTEMDALVAYLQGLGTIIKSKR from the coding sequence ATGAAGCACGAAACAGTCGAGAAGAATATTGGCCTGATGGCCTTCTTCATGGTCATCGCCGTCAGTATCGGTGGCCTGACCCAAATCGTTCCGCTGTTTTTCCAGGATGTCACCAACACGCCGGTTGAGGGTATGAAACCCCGTTCAGCGCTGGAACTGGAAGGCCGCGACATTTACATCGCCAACGGTTGTGTCGGCTGCCACTCGCAGATGATCCGCCCGTTCCGCGCTGAAACCGAACGCTATGGCCACTACTCGGTCGCTGGTGAAAGTGTCTGGGATCACCCGTTCCTGTGGGGTTCCAAGCGTACCGGTCCGGACCTGGCCCGAGTAGGCGGTCGTTACTCCGATGACTGGCAGCGTGCGCACCTGTACAACCCGCGCAACGTTGTACCCGAGTCGATCATGCCGGCTTACCCGTTCCTCGTAGAGCGCAAACTGGACGGCAAGTACACGGCGAAAAAAATGGAAGTCTTGCGTGATCTTGGCGTTCCTTACACCGACGAAGATATCGCCGGAGCCAAGGATGCCGTGAAAGGCAAAACCGAAATGGACGCGCTGGTGGCCTATCTTCAGGGCCTGGGCACCATCATCAAAAGCAAACGGTGA
- a CDS encoding FixH family protein has translation MPPANMPCPWYKQLWPWIIIAILACSVTLTLSMVTIAVNNPDHLVNDNYYEAGKGINRSLDRELLGQTLQLKAKLRLDEMTGEVVLLLEGNSAPQTLELNLISPTQPEKDRNISLSQSGSEPGRYVGQLDDKVEGRRFVELLGVEEGKTWRLFEEERVEHDKDLLLGDEPLQGAEDHNKR, from the coding sequence ATGCCTCCAGCGAACATGCCCTGCCCCTGGTACAAGCAACTCTGGCCATGGATCATCATTGCCATTCTTGCCTGCTCGGTGACCCTGACCCTGTCGATGGTGACCATTGCCGTTAACAACCCGGATCACCTGGTTAACGACAATTACTATGAAGCCGGCAAAGGCATCAACCGTTCGCTGGATCGCGAGTTGCTGGGCCAGACATTGCAACTCAAGGCCAAGCTGCGACTGGACGAGATGACCGGTGAAGTCGTGTTGCTGCTTGAAGGCAACAGCGCGCCCCAGACCCTGGAATTGAACCTGATCTCCCCGACCCAACCCGAAAAAGACCGCAATATCAGCCTGAGCCAGAGTGGGTCAGAGCCAGGCCGTTATGTCGGGCAACTGGATGACAAAGTCGAAGGTCGCCGGTTTGTCGAGCTCCTGGGCGTTGAAGAGGGCAAGACCTGGCGCCTGTTTGAAGAAGAGCGGGTCGAGCATGACAAAGACCTGCTGCTGGGCGACGAGCCACTGCAAGGTGCTGAAGACCACAACAAGCGCTAA
- a CDS encoding heavy metal translocating P-type ATPase, with protein sequence MTTPTPCYHCALPVPPGSRFTATVLGEIREFCCPGCQAVAEAIVAGGLESYYQHRSEASANPEALPVQLTEELALYDRPEVQKPFVRHEGEQAETTLLIEGISCAACGWLIEKHLRGLPAVSEAQLNLSNHRLHVRWADSQLPLSKVLNELRHIGYAAHPYQADRATEQLAHENRLALRQLGVAGLLWFQAMMATMATWPEFNIDLSPEMHTILRWVALFLTTPIVFYSCAPFFKGAMRDLRTRHLTMDVSVSLAIGGAYIAGIWTAITGTGELYFDAVGMFALFLLAGRYLERRARERTAAATAQLVNLLPASCLRLEADGQSERILLTELNVGDRVLVHPGAILPADGKILDGQSSVDESLLTGEYLPQPRSVGDAVTAGTLNVEGALTVQVMALGQDTRLSAIVRLLDRAQNEKPRLAEIADRAAQWFLLFSLIAAVGIGLLWWQLAPERAFWIVLAMLVATCPCALSLATPTALTAATGTLHKLGLLLTRGHVIEGLNQIDTVIFDKTGTLTEGRLALRAIRPLRDLDSDQCLGLAAALENRSEHPIARAFGRAPQAADEVHSSPGLGLEGLVEQQRLRIGHPGFVCALSGCNVPQMPDEPGQWLLLGDTEGVLAWFVLDDRLRTDAPALLAACKARGWHTLLLSGDSSPMVASVAAELGIDEARGGLRPDDKLQVLQQLHAQGRKVLMLGDGVNDVPVLAAADISVAMGSATDLAKTSADAVLLSNRLEALVQAFSLARRTRRVIIENLLWAGLYNGLMLPFAALGWITPIWAAVGMSLSSLTVVLNALRLTRMPRQAHTQATSHTRPLPV encoded by the coding sequence ATGACCACGCCCACCCCCTGCTATCACTGCGCCCTGCCCGTTCCACCCGGCAGCCGGTTCACCGCCACGGTACTGGGCGAGATCCGCGAGTTCTGCTGCCCGGGCTGCCAGGCGGTGGCTGAAGCGATCGTGGCTGGCGGCCTTGAGAGTTATTACCAGCATCGCAGCGAAGCATCAGCCAACCCTGAAGCGCTTCCCGTGCAACTGACCGAAGAGCTGGCGCTGTACGATCGCCCCGAAGTGCAAAAACCCTTTGTCCGTCATGAGGGCGAACAGGCCGAGACCACGCTGCTGATCGAAGGCATCAGCTGCGCGGCGTGTGGCTGGCTGATTGAAAAACACTTGCGCGGTCTGCCCGCCGTCAGCGAAGCACAGCTCAACCTGTCGAATCACCGTCTGCATGTACGCTGGGCCGACAGCCAGTTGCCGCTGAGCAAGGTGTTGAACGAACTGCGTCACATCGGTTACGCGGCGCACCCTTATCAAGCGGATCGCGCCACCGAGCAACTGGCTCACGAAAACCGCCTGGCGCTACGCCAGCTGGGCGTCGCCGGCCTGCTGTGGTTCCAGGCCATGATGGCCACCATGGCCACCTGGCCTGAATTCAACATCGACCTCAGCCCCGAAATGCACACCATCCTGCGTTGGGTGGCACTGTTTCTGACTACACCCATTGTTTTCTACAGTTGCGCACCGTTCTTCAAGGGGGCGATGCGTGATTTGCGCACCCGCCACCTGACCATGGATGTGTCCGTCTCGCTGGCCATCGGCGGCGCATATATCGCGGGTATCTGGACCGCGATCACCGGCACTGGTGAACTGTATTTCGACGCAGTCGGCATGTTCGCCCTGTTTTTACTTGCTGGACGCTACCTCGAACGCCGTGCCCGCGAGCGTACGGCCGCCGCCACTGCGCAGCTGGTCAATCTGCTGCCCGCCTCCTGTCTGCGACTGGAAGCCGACGGCCAGAGCGAGCGCATCTTGCTCACTGAGCTCAACGTCGGTGACCGTGTGCTGGTTCACCCCGGGGCCATTCTCCCGGCGGACGGCAAAATCCTTGATGGCCAATCGAGCGTCGACGAATCGCTGCTGACCGGCGAATACCTGCCACAGCCCCGTAGCGTGGGGGATGCGGTGACCGCCGGGACCCTGAATGTGGAAGGCGCGCTGACAGTTCAAGTCATGGCGCTGGGCCAGGACACCCGTTTGTCAGCCATCGTGCGCTTGCTCGATCGTGCACAAAACGAAAAACCGCGCCTGGCCGAAATCGCCGACCGCGCCGCACAATGGTTTCTGCTGTTCTCACTGATCGCCGCGGTAGGTATCGGTCTGCTGTGGTGGCAACTGGCCCCTGAGCGGGCCTTCTGGATCGTGCTGGCGATGCTGGTCGCCACTTGCCCCTGCGCCCTGTCACTGGCGACCCCCACGGCGCTCACAGCTGCCACCGGCACCTTGCACAAGCTGGGCTTGCTGCTGACCCGCGGTCATGTGATCGAAGGCCTGAACCAGATCGACACCGTGATCTTCGACAAGACCGGCACCCTGACCGAGGGCCGCCTGGCGTTGCGGGCCATCCGCCCCTTGCGCGACCTGGACAGCGATCAATGCCTGGGCTTGGCCGCCGCACTCGAAAATCGCTCGGAACACCCGATTGCCCGCGCTTTTGGGCGCGCACCGCAGGCCGCAGATGAAGTCCATAGCAGCCCCGGGCTGGGCCTTGAAGGGCTGGTCGAGCAACAGCGACTGCGCATCGGCCATCCCGGTTTCGTCTGCGCGCTGAGCGGCTGCAATGTGCCGCAAATGCCCGACGAGCCGGGCCAATGGCTGCTGCTGGGCGACACCGAAGGTGTGCTGGCCTGGTTTGTCCTCGATGATCGCCTGCGCACGGATGCACCGGCATTGCTGGCCGCCTGCAAAGCGCGGGGCTGGCACACGCTGCTGCTCTCTGGTGACAGCTCACCGATGGTCGCCAGCGTGGCGGCGGAACTGGGCATCGATGAAGCCCGGGGCGGTCTGCGCCCGGACGACAAGTTGCAAGTACTGCAACAGCTGCACGCACAGGGGCGCAAAGTGCTGATGCTGGGCGACGGGGTCAATGATGTGCCGGTGCTGGCCGCTGCCGACATCAGCGTGGCCATGGGTTCGGCCACCGACCTGGCCAAGACCAGCGCCGATGCGGTGTTACTGTCAAATCGCCTGGAAGCGCTGGTGCAAGCCTTCAGCCTTGCGCGCCGCACCCGTCGGGTGATCATTGAAAATCTGCTGTGGGCCGGTTTATACAATGGTCTGATGCTACCCTTCGCCGCCCTTGGCTGGATCACGCCCATCTGGGCCGCGGTGGGTATGTCGCTCAGTTCGTTGACCGTGGTGCTCAATGCCTTGCGCCTGACTCGCATGCCCCGCCAGGCGCATACTCAAGCCACGTCACACACTCGCCCGCTGCCGGTCTGA
- the ccoP gene encoding cytochrome-c oxidase, cbb3-type subunit III, translated as MTTFWSLYVTVLTLGTIFALTWLLLATRKGQRSEQTDETVGHAYDGIEEYDNPMPKWWFMLFVGTIVFALGYLVLYPGLGNWKGLLPGYGYLDTKAETGFADGKTGWTGVHEWEKEMAKSDARFGPIFAKFAAMPIEEVAKDPQALKMGGRLFASNCSVCHGSDAKGAYGFPNLTDADWRWGGTPADIKTTIMNGRHAVMPGWSEVIGEQGVSDVAAYVLTNLDGRKLPESAKADPAKGKELFATNCAVCHGPEGKGNPLMGAPDLTHPAAFIYGSSFAQLQQTIRYGRQGQMPAQADLQGNDKVHLLAAYVYSLSHGDEAKAAE; from the coding sequence ATGACTACGTTCTGGAGTCTGTACGTTACAGTCCTCACTCTGGGTACTATCTTCGCCCTGACCTGGTTGTTGCTGGCCACCCGCAAGGGCCAGCGCAGCGAGCAGACCGACGAGACAGTCGGGCACGCTTACGACGGGATCGAAGAGTACGACAACCCGATGCCCAAATGGTGGTTCATGCTGTTCGTCGGCACCATCGTTTTTGCCCTCGGCTACCTGGTGCTCTACCCGGGCCTGGGCAACTGGAAAGGCCTGTTGCCGGGCTATGGGTACCTGGATACTAAAGCCGAGACCGGGTTTGCCGATGGCAAGACCGGCTGGACCGGTGTTCACGAGTGGGAAAAGGAAATGGCCAAGTCGGACGCCAGGTTTGGTCCGATCTTCGCCAAATTCGCCGCCATGCCGATCGAAGAAGTCGCCAAGGATCCGCAAGCCCTGAAGATGGGTGGCCGCCTGTTTGCCTCCAACTGCTCGGTATGCCATGGCTCGGATGCCAAAGGTGCTTACGGCTTCCCGAACCTGACCGACGCCGACTGGCGCTGGGGCGGCACTCCGGCAGACATCAAGACCACCATCATGAATGGCCGTCACGCGGTCATGCCGGGCTGGTCTGAAGTGATTGGCGAACAAGGCGTCAGCGACGTCGCCGCCTACGTCCTGACCAACCTTGACGGGCGCAAGCTGCCCGAAAGTGCCAAGGCCGACCCGGCCAAAGGCAAGGAACTGTTCGCCACCAACTGTGCGGTGTGCCATGGCCCGGAAGGCAAAGGCAACCCGCTGATGGGCGCGCCTGACCTGACCCACCCAGCGGCGTTCATTTACGGTTCGAGCTTTGCGCAACTGCAGCAAACCATCCGTTACGGTCGTCAGGGGCAGATGCCTGCCCAGGCCGATCTGCAAGGCAACGACAAGGTTCACCTGTTGGCCGCCTACGTCTACAGCCTGTCCCATGGCGATGAGGCCAAGGCAGCCGAGTAA
- a CDS encoding CcoQ/FixQ family Cbb3-type cytochrome c oxidase assembly chaperone, with the protein MDIGMIRGLGTVVVMVAFIGLALWVFSPRRKSEFDDATLLPFKDDPEAIKHVEQEQASRSNKE; encoded by the coding sequence ATGGATATCGGGATGATTCGTGGCCTGGGCACCGTCGTTGTGATGGTGGCTTTTATCGGTTTGGCATTGTGGGTGTTCAGCCCTCGGCGCAAGTCTGAGTTTGACGACGCCACACTATTGCCGTTCAAGGATGATCCCGAAGCCATCAAGCACGTCGAGCAAGAGCAAGCTTCTAGGAGTAACAAAGAATGA
- the fnr gene encoding fumarate/nitrate reduction transcriptional regulator Fnr produces the protein MSEPVKLRALNQAHCKDCSLAPLCLPRSLNLEDMDALEEIVKRGRPLKKGEFLFRQGDTFGSVYAVRSGALKTFSLSDNGEEQITGFHLPSELVGLSGMDTDTYPVSAQALETTPVCEIPFERLDELSVQLPQLRRQLMRVMSREIRDDQQMMLLLSKKTADERIATYLVNLSARFRARGFSPNQFRLSMSRNEIGNYLGLAVETVSRVFTRLQENQLITAEGKEVHILDPIRLCALAGGTLDG, from the coding sequence ATGTCCGAGCCAGTAAAACTGCGCGCCCTCAACCAGGCTCACTGCAAGGACTGCAGTCTGGCACCTCTGTGTTTACCGCGTTCGTTGAATCTGGAAGACATGGATGCACTGGAGGAAATCGTCAAGCGCGGCCGCCCCCTGAAAAAAGGCGAATTTCTGTTTCGTCAGGGCGACACCTTTGGCTCGGTCTACGCCGTACGCTCTGGTGCGCTCAAAACCTTCAGCCTGAGTGACAACGGCGAAGAGCAAATCACCGGTTTCCACCTGCCGAGCGAACTGGTCGGCCTGTCAGGCATGGACACTGACACCTACCCGGTATCGGCTCAGGCCCTGGAGACCACCCCAGTCTGCGAAATCCCCTTCGAGCGCCTGGATGAGCTTTCCGTGCAACTGCCCCAGTTGCGCCGCCAACTGATGCGTGTCATGAGCCGAGAAATTCGTGACGATCAGCAAATGATGCTGCTGCTGTCGAAAAAGACCGCCGATGAGCGTATCGCGACCTACCTGGTCAACCTCTCGGCACGCTTCCGCGCTCGCGGGTTCTCGCCCAATCAGTTCCGCCTGAGCATGTCGCGCAATGAAATCGGCAACTACCTGGGTCTGGCCGTTGAAACGGTGTCACGGGTATTTACTCGCCTGCAAGAAAACCAATTGATCACCGCCGAAGGCAAGGAAGTCCACATCCTTGACCCAATCAGGCTCTGCGCCCTGGCGGGTGGCACACTGGACGGTTAA
- the ccoS gene encoding cbb3-type cytochrome oxidase assembly protein CcoS has protein sequence MPALYVMIPAALLIVGIAIYIFFWAVDSGQYDDLDSPAHSILFDDQDPQHTAAVEEAKGNRPDSASDADSHTPPHA, from the coding sequence ATGCCAGCGCTTTACGTCATGATCCCGGCTGCCCTGCTGATTGTCGGCATCGCCATCTACATCTTTTTCTGGGCCGTCGACAGCGGCCAGTATGACGACCTCGACAGCCCGGCCCACAGCATCCTGTTTGACGACCAGGACCCGCAGCACACTGCCGCCGTGGAAGAGGCCAAAGGCAATCGCCCGGACTCCGCCAGCGACGCTGACAGCCACACCCCGCCCCATGCTTGA
- the ccoG gene encoding cytochrome c oxidase accessory protein CcoG, whose protein sequence is MSNQIPVRNVTPPAPKKTESVDLYAAREKIYTRAFTGLFRNLRMIGGALLFLLYFGTVWLNWGGHQAVWWNLPERKFFIFGATFWPQDFILLSGLLIVAAFGLFFITVYAGRVWCGYTCPQSVWTWVFMWCEKVTEGDRNQRIKLDKAPMSANKFLRKFSKHTLWLLIGLVTGLTFVGYFSPIRELVIDFFTGQADGWSYFWVGFFTLATYGNAGWLREQVCIYMCPYARFQSVMFDKDTLIVSYDPRRGEVRGPRKKDTDYKAQGLGDCIDCTMCVQVCPTGIDIRDGLQIECIGCAACIDACDSIMDKMNYPRGLISYTTEHNLSGQKTHKLRPRLIGYALVLLTMIGLLAAAFFTRTLVGFDVSKDRVLYRENAEGRIENVYSLKIMNKDQHDHTYVLEASGLPDLKLQGKREIKVAAGDIVSLPVELSIAPEQLPSSTNEVFFTLKDADDNDINVKAKSRFIGPQIR, encoded by the coding sequence ATGAGCAATCAGATTCCAGTACGCAACGTCACTCCGCCTGCCCCGAAAAAAACTGAAAGTGTCGATTTGTACGCAGCCCGGGAAAAAATCTACACCCGCGCTTTTACCGGACTTTTCCGTAACCTGCGCATGATCGGCGGTGCCCTGCTGTTCTTGCTGTATTTCGGCACGGTCTGGCTCAACTGGGGCGGACACCAGGCCGTCTGGTGGAACCTGCCCGAGCGTAAGTTCTTTATTTTTGGTGCCACTTTCTGGCCACAGGATTTCATCCTGCTGTCCGGGCTATTGATCGTCGCTGCCTTCGGCCTGTTCTTTATTACCGTATACGCAGGCCGCGTGTGGTGCGGCTACACCTGCCCGCAGAGCGTCTGGACCTGGGTGTTCATGTGGTGCGAAAAGGTCACTGAAGGTGATCGCAACCAGCGCATCAAACTCGACAAGGCGCCCATGAGCGCCAACAAGTTCCTGCGCAAGTTCAGCAAGCACACGCTCTGGCTGTTGATCGGCCTGGTCACGGGCCTGACCTTTGTCGGTTACTTTTCGCCAATACGTGAGCTGGTCATCGATTTCTTTACCGGCCAGGCCGACGGCTGGTCCTATTTCTGGGTAGGCTTCTTCACCCTTGCCACCTATGGCAACGCCGGTTGGTTGCGCGAGCAAGTGTGTATTTACATGTGCCCATATGCCCGGTTCCAGAGCGTGATGTTCGACAAGGACACGCTGATTGTTTCGTACGACCCACGTCGCGGTGAAGTCCGGGGCCCGCGCAAGAAAGACACTGATTACAAGGCACAGGGCCTGGGCGACTGTATCGACTGCACCATGTGCGTCCAGGTGTGCCCGACCGGCATCGATATTCGTGACGGCTTGCAGATTGAATGCATCGGCTGCGCTGCCTGCATCGATGCCTGCGACAGCATCATGGACAAGATGAACTACCCGCGCGGCCTGATCAGCTACACCACCGAGCACAACCTCTCCGGGCAGAAAACCCATAAGCTGCGTCCACGCCTGATAGGCTACGCACTGGTGTTGCTGACCATGATCGGTCTGTTGGCGGCGGCCTTTTTCACCCGCACGCTGGTCGGCTTTGATGTGAGCAAAGACCGTGTGCTCTACCGCGAAAACGCCGAAGGCCGCATCGAGAACGTTTACAGCCTGAAGATCATGAACAAGGATCAACACGACCACACCTACGTGCTGGAAGCCAGCGGCCTGCCTGACCTGAAACTGCAGGGCAAGCGTGAAATCAAGGTGGCCGCCGGCGATATCGTGAGCCTGCCGGTCGAGTTGTCGATTGCCCCTGAACAGCTGCCGTCGAGCACCAACGAGGTGTTTTTCACCCTCAAGGATGCCGACGACAACGACATCAACGTCAAAGCCAAGAGCCGCTTCATCGGCCCTCAAATCAGATAA